In Pseudonocardia cypriaca, a single genomic region encodes these proteins:
- a CDS encoding helix-turn-helix transcriptional regulator has translation MAVDRGSGSALADFLRAARARVDPPEGIDATARRRRVPGLRREELARLAGVSVDYYTRLEQGRNRTASTEVIEALARALELDEVERQHLHDLAAPPPASWSRAARRQQVDPATLDLLKTFDSVGRPAFVLGRRLDVLADNDIAARLITDFTAKPATERNIARFVFLDPDAGELYEDWESVAADVAALLRFDAGRHPDDALLTELVGDLTVRSPDFARIWAQHNVHRRTTGSKTYRHPLVGDVTISYQALTVNSDPDQTLYVYGVAPGSPSAAALELLRHTADEVATAEPAGDGSADVHHLQAEPASDGAARLRTPAAGSGVDQLPLPDGR, from the coding sequence GTGGCAGTGGATCGTGGGTCGGGATCGGCGCTGGCCGACTTCCTGCGTGCCGCCCGTGCACGCGTCGACCCGCCGGAGGGCATCGACGCCACGGCCCGCAGGCGGCGGGTCCCTGGCCTGCGCCGGGAGGAGCTCGCCCGGCTCGCCGGTGTGAGCGTGGACTACTACACGCGGCTGGAGCAGGGCCGGAACCGGACGGCCTCCACCGAGGTGATCGAGGCGCTGGCCAGGGCGCTGGAGCTCGACGAGGTCGAGCGCCAGCACCTGCACGACCTCGCCGCGCCGCCACCGGCGTCGTGGAGCCGCGCCGCCCGCCGTCAGCAGGTCGATCCCGCCACGCTCGATCTTCTTAAGACGTTCGACTCCGTGGGCCGGCCCGCGTTCGTCCTGGGGCGCAGGCTGGACGTCCTCGCCGACAACGACATCGCGGCCCGGCTCATCACCGACTTCACGGCCAAACCCGCGACCGAGCGCAACATCGCCCGCTTCGTGTTCCTCGACCCGGACGCGGGCGAGCTGTACGAGGACTGGGAGAGCGTCGCCGCCGACGTCGCCGCCCTCCTGCGGTTCGACGCCGGGCGGCACCCCGACGACGCACTCCTGACCGAGCTGGTCGGTGACCTGACGGTACGGAGCCCGGACTTCGCGCGGATCTGGGCGCAGCACAACGTCCACCGCCGGACGACGGGCAGCAAGACCTACCGGCACCCCCTGGTCGGCGACGTGACGATCTCCTACCAGGCGCTGACCGTGAACTCCGATCCCGACCAGACGCTGTACGTGTACGGCGTCGCACCCGGCTCGCCGTCGGCCGCGGCGCTCGAGCTGCTCCGGCACACCGCGGACGAGGTGGCGACGGCCGAGCCGGCCGGGGACGGAAGCGCGGACGTGCACCACCTGCAGGCGGAACCCGCGTCGGACGGAGCTGCCCGGCTCCGGACCCCGGCGGCCGGGAGCGGGGTCGATCAGCTGCCGCTACCCGACGGTCGGTGA
- a CDS encoding MBL fold metallo-hydrolase, which produces MDQTPDQIVLGDVTVTRIKEYYGSAGMSPAQFFPESPEDAWHEHRDWLAPDFWNPHEDEVHVAIQTWLLRSEGRTILVDTGVGNHKDRPYAPVWSRLDTGFLDNLAAAGVRPEDVDIVVNTHLHIDHVGWNTRLDGRTWVPTFPNATYLMPQRDFEFWDPAGDHRPVLGRGNQNVFEDSVAPVHEAGLTQLWDGSYRIDANLRLDLAPGHTPGSSVVVLESGGDRALFVGDLVHTALQLVQPDTNSCFCEDPAQSRATRHALLGRAAEDNALVFPAHLGGQGAAEVERNGSTFAIKQWAGFSRIA; this is translated from the coding sequence ATGGACCAGACCCCGGATCAGATCGTCCTGGGCGACGTCACCGTCACCCGCATCAAGGAGTACTACGGCTCGGCCGGGATGAGCCCGGCCCAGTTCTTCCCGGAGAGTCCCGAAGACGCGTGGCACGAGCACCGCGACTGGCTGGCGCCCGACTTCTGGAACCCCCACGAGGACGAGGTCCACGTGGCGATCCAAACCTGGCTGCTGCGCAGCGAGGGCCGCACGATCCTGGTGGACACCGGCGTCGGCAACCACAAGGACCGGCCGTACGCGCCGGTCTGGAGCCGACTGGACACCGGGTTCCTCGACAACCTGGCGGCCGCCGGGGTGCGACCCGAGGACGTCGACATCGTGGTCAACACCCACCTGCACATCGACCACGTCGGCTGGAACACCCGACTCGACGGCCGCACCTGGGTGCCGACCTTCCCGAACGCCACCTACCTCATGCCGCAGCGGGACTTCGAGTTCTGGGACCCCGCGGGCGACCACCGGCCCGTGCTCGGCCGCGGCAACCAGAACGTGTTCGAGGACAGCGTCGCCCCGGTGCACGAGGCCGGGCTGACGCAGCTGTGGGACGGGTCGTACCGGATCGACGCGAACCTGCGGCTCGACCTCGCTCCCGGGCACACGCCCGGCTCGTCCGTCGTCGTGCTGGAGTCCGGCGGCGACCGCGCCCTGTTCGTCGGAGACCTCGTGCACACCGCGCTGCAGCTCGTACAGCCGGACACGAACTCCTGCTTCTGCGAGGACCCGGCGCAGTCCCGCGCCACCCGGCACGCGCTGCTCGGCCGAGCCGCCGAGGACAACGCGCTCGTCTTCCCCGCCCACCTCGGCGGCCAGGGTGCCGCCGAGGTCGAGCGCAACGGCTCGACGTTCGCAATCAAGCAGTGGGCGGGCTTCTCCCGCATCGCCTGA
- the pstS gene encoding phosphate ABC transporter substrate-binding protein PstS has product MLRTRSARLRRILMPLLILTVVGLVALLLAGRGQQTQIIGAGSTLAQPLIERSAAAFRSVQAADNPSRAAQTGNDWVLDGSGIQYEPVGSLGGIMRLADPEVDFAMSDYPLSADGLAQLGAVQLPIALGAVAVVHNLDLPAGQALQLDAPTVASIYLGRTTRWNDPAIAALNPGLTLPDLDITAVHRSDGSGSTHGFTGYLSAGSPDWAAGPGTSNTISRPTGTGAERTGGLIEAVRGTPGAIGYVEQGQAQRAGLRVAALRNAAGRFTVPGAAAMSAAVAGHDWSGRDDYVTPLSTADDPQAYPITAAIYAVVKRSPQFRQDTERTLRYLAFVMEQYDGAAQDLGYLPLPPAAAQAVQAYSATALTPGA; this is encoded by the coding sequence GTGCTCCGCACGCGCAGTGCGCGCCTGCGTCGCATCCTGATGCCGCTGTTGATCCTGACCGTGGTCGGGCTCGTGGCGCTGCTGCTGGCCGGCCGCGGCCAACAGACCCAGATCATCGGGGCCGGGTCGACGCTGGCGCAGCCCCTGATCGAGCGGTCGGCGGCGGCGTTCCGCAGTGTCCAGGCCGCGGACAACCCGTCCCGCGCGGCCCAGACCGGGAACGACTGGGTGCTGGACGGCTCGGGGATCCAGTACGAGCCGGTCGGTTCGCTCGGCGGCATCATGCGGCTGGCCGACCCCGAGGTCGACTTCGCGATGTCGGACTACCCGCTCTCGGCTGATGGCCTGGCCCAGCTCGGGGCGGTGCAGTTGCCGATCGCGTTGGGCGCCGTGGCGGTCGTGCACAACCTGGACCTGCCGGCCGGGCAGGCCCTTCAGCTGGACGCCCCCACCGTGGCGAGCATCTACCTGGGCCGGACCACGAGGTGGAACGACCCGGCGATCGCCGCGCTCAACCCCGGCCTCACGCTGCCGGACCTCGACATCACCGCGGTGCACCGCAGCGACGGCTCAGGCTCGACCCACGGGTTCACCGGCTACCTCAGCGCCGGGAGCCCCGACTGGGCGGCAGGCCCCGGGACCAGCAACACGATCAGCCGGCCGACCGGAACCGGTGCCGAGCGGACCGGAGGGTTGATCGAGGCCGTCCGCGGCACTCCCGGTGCGATCGGGTACGTCGAGCAGGGCCAGGCCCAGCGTGCCGGCCTGCGGGTCGCCGCGCTGCGCAACGCCGCCGGTCGGTTCACGGTGCCCGGCGCAGCCGCCATGTCGGCCGCGGTCGCCGGCCACGACTGGTCCGGCCGCGACGACTACGTCACACCGCTGAGCACGGCCGACGACCCGCAGGCCTATCCGATCACGGCGGCCATCTACGCGGTCGTGAAGCGCAGTCCGCAGTTCCGGCAGGACACCGAGCGGACGCTGCGCTACCTCGCATTCGTGATGGAGCAGTACGACGGCGCCGCCCAGGACCTGGGCTACCTGCCGTTGCCTCCCGCGGCCGCGCAAGCGGTTCAGGCCTACTCCGCGACCGCGCTCACGCCCGGCGCCTGA
- a CDS encoding TetR/AcrR family transcriptional regulator: MRPENKAPGQKAASFIEEARRAQIIENAIETFGELGYTNTSLARIAERAGISKGVISYHFAGKSELIEQIVDHVYRDITRFVLPRVEEETTATGALRAGIRSVAEYMRGHRAQLLALGEIFNNVRTADGRRRYGVAFNEPIHEARAEMFRRGQQNGELRSFDPRVMAVTVQAAIDAMFAYWVAHPDHDLEAHADELADLFEHATRAERPRGTADR, encoded by the coding sequence GTGCGGCCAGAAAACAAGGCGCCCGGTCAGAAGGCCGCCTCCTTCATCGAGGAGGCCCGCCGTGCCCAGATCATCGAGAACGCCATCGAGACCTTCGGGGAGCTGGGCTACACGAACACGTCGCTGGCCCGCATCGCCGAACGCGCCGGCATCAGCAAGGGCGTGATCTCCTACCACTTCGCCGGCAAGAGCGAGCTGATCGAGCAGATCGTCGATCACGTCTACCGCGACATCACCCGGTTCGTCCTGCCTCGGGTGGAGGAGGAGACCACCGCGACCGGCGCGTTGCGGGCGGGCATCCGCTCGGTCGCCGAGTACATGCGCGGCCACCGAGCCCAGCTGCTCGCTCTCGGCGAGATCTTCAACAACGTCCGGACCGCCGACGGACGGCGGCGCTACGGCGTGGCCTTCAACGAGCCGATCCACGAAGCGCGGGCCGAGATGTTCCGCCGGGGTCAGCAGAACGGCGAGCTCCGCTCGTTCGACCCTCGCGTGATGGCCGTGACCGTGCAGGCCGCGATCGACGCGATGTTCGCCTACTGGGTGGCTCACCCCGACCACGACCTGGAAGCGCACGCGGACGAGCTGGCCGACCTGTTCGAGCACGCCACCCGGGCCGAGCGCCCTCGAGGAACGGCAGACCGATGA
- a CDS encoding carboxylesterase/lipase family protein, translated as MPQHADPVVETPAGAVRGVRDGSGERYRAIPYAAAPTGAGRFAPPAPHPGWSGVRDGTRPSPTAPQPARNFGRLDMTPYFGPGWVRGDEYLTVDVRTPAADDGRRPVMVFVHGGGFVTGSTRAALYDGSAFARDGVVLVTVNYRLGIPGFLDMEGAPANRGLLDVLAALRWVRDTIPAFGGDPDAVTVFGQSAGATLTGALLATPDAKGLFRRAIIQSGSGTGAFTPEQARRVTSAAAATLGIEPTAEAFAAIPDERFLETLPALTGLDLRTTTATDPLVGLSPFSLVLPVQPAEALADGPAADVDLLIGTNTEEGHLYLVPQDRFELSTETDVLALAEQVHDAPEALVAAHRAARPDATPGELRSAVLGEALFGAGTARMADAHARISGGRTHVYSFAHRSTALDGRLGATHTVELPFVFDLADEPWLHGDTGLLGPTPAPAGLAARVHGAWVAFAATGDPGWASHDPQRPATEVFGG; from the coding sequence GTGCCCCAGCACGCAGATCCGGTGGTCGAGACGCCGGCGGGTGCCGTGCGCGGCGTCCGCGACGGGTCCGGAGAGCGCTACCGCGCGATCCCCTACGCGGCGGCCCCGACCGGCGCCGGCCGCTTCGCACCGCCAGCGCCGCACCCGGGCTGGTCCGGCGTCCGCGACGGCACGCGGCCCTCGCCGACGGCCCCACAGCCGGCGCGCAACTTCGGCCGGCTGGACATGACCCCCTACTTCGGGCCCGGCTGGGTCCGGGGCGACGAGTACCTGACCGTCGACGTCCGCACGCCGGCCGCGGACGACGGCAGGCGGCCGGTCATGGTCTTCGTACACGGAGGTGGCTTCGTCACCGGCTCCACCCGCGCCGCCCTCTACGACGGCAGCGCATTCGCCCGCGACGGCGTCGTCCTCGTCACCGTGAACTACCGCCTCGGCATCCCCGGGTTCCTCGACATGGAGGGCGCGCCCGCCAACCGCGGCCTGCTCGACGTGCTCGCCGCCCTCCGCTGGGTGCGCGACACCATCCCGGCGTTCGGTGGCGACCCGGACGCCGTCACGGTCTTCGGCCAGTCCGCGGGCGCCACCCTCACCGGCGCGCTGCTCGCCACACCCGACGCCAAGGGCCTGTTCCGACGGGCGATCATCCAGAGCGGCAGCGGCACCGGCGCGTTCACCCCCGAGCAGGCACGGCGCGTCACCTCCGCAGCGGCCGCCACCCTCGGCATCGAGCCGACCGCCGAGGCCTTCGCCGCGATCCCGGACGAGCGCTTCCTGGAGACCCTTCCCGCTCTCACCGGGCTCGACCTGCGCACGACCACCGCCACCGACCCGCTGGTCGGCCTCAGCCCGTTCAGCCTGGTGCTCCCGGTCCAGCCCGCCGAGGCGCTCGCCGACGGGCCGGCCGCCGACGTCGACCTGCTGATCGGCACCAACACCGAGGAGGGACACCTGTACCTGGTGCCGCAGGACCGCTTCGAACTCTCCACGGAGACGGACGTCCTCGCCCTCGCCGAGCAGGTGCACGACGCCCCCGAGGCCCTGGTCGCCGCGCACCGGGCGGCACGGCCGGACGCAACGCCGGGCGAGCTGCGCTCAGCCGTGCTCGGGGAGGCACTGTTCGGGGCGGGAACGGCGCGCATGGCCGACGCACACGCACGGATCTCCGGCGGGCGCACCCACGTCTACTCGTTCGCCCACCGCTCCACGGCCCTGGACGGGCGGCTCGGCGCCACCCACACCGTCGAGCTGCCCTTCGTCTTCGACCTCGCCGACGAGCCGTGGCTGCACGGCGACACCGGCCTGCTCGGCCCCACCCCCGCGCCCGCCGGGCTCGCCGCCCGGGTGCACGGCGCCTGGGTCGCGTTCGCCGCCACCGGGGATCCCGGCTGGGCCTCGCACGACCCGCAACGACCAGCGACGGAGGTCTTCGGAGGCTGA
- a CDS encoding TetR/AcrR family transcriptional regulator — MATPRPTWQTPGRRRQAEAKRAVILDAAEELFVSSGYELTSVDAIAARAGVSKRTVYDHFGDKQSLFRSVLARVNDALVATVRAATEQELTDGRDLRDALLAFIQRLMTEAIPSSTYATFRRLNARAASVPRQPGGSSEEPERVLEERFAQLAANGELEVSDPRRAVQHFSILTMRLVLDAIDQDPAGSLDRPEIKEIVTDGVDAFLRAYRRPR, encoded by the coding sequence GTGGCGACCCCGAGACCGACCTGGCAGACACCGGGCCGGCGCCGGCAGGCCGAGGCCAAGCGGGCGGTCATCCTCGACGCGGCCGAGGAGCTGTTCGTCTCCTCCGGGTACGAGCTCACCAGCGTCGACGCCATCGCGGCGCGGGCCGGGGTGTCCAAGCGCACCGTCTACGACCACTTCGGTGACAAGCAGTCCCTGTTCCGGAGCGTGCTCGCGCGCGTCAACGACGCCCTGGTCGCGACCGTGCGCGCCGCGACCGAGCAGGAGCTGACCGACGGGCGGGACCTCCGCGATGCCCTGCTCGCGTTCATACAGCGGCTGATGACGGAGGCCATCCCGTCGTCGACCTACGCCACCTTCCGGCGGCTGAACGCCCGAGCGGCGTCCGTGCCACGGCAGCCGGGCGGGTCGAGCGAGGAGCCCGAACGGGTGCTGGAGGAACGGTTCGCGCAGCTCGCGGCCAACGGCGAGCTCGAGGTGAGCGATCCGCGCCGTGCCGTGCAGCACTTCAGCATCCTGACCATGCGCCTCGTCCTCGACGCGATCGACCAGGACCCGGCGGGCTCCCTGGACAGGCCGGAGATCAAGGAGATCGTCACGGACGGGGTGGACGCCTTCCTGCGCGCCTACCGCCGACCGCGATGA
- a CDS encoding acyltransferase family protein — MTRPVSEPVASPTTYPRLFYVDNLRTALTVLVVIHHAAIGYSNIQAWYYVEPPTDSSATLLDVLVLLNQAFFMGAFFLISALFVPGSYDRKGARRFLGERLLRLGVPLLIWLLVLRPLVTVGDYVGEREAAIRQGTDLTYWQYYVLSFSPGPMWFVEVLLVFSALYVLWRRLTGHGRHAAGSALAPGRAPGAVAIIGFTVGLALATYLWRIVVPMDLHVFGMPTPAYLPQYAALFTVGLVASRRGWPAGLSPTAGRAGFATAAVAAVAIVLVLLSSGDAILGHGTWASLVMACCEQALAVGLTLGLLVLFRERLDHQGRRGRFLSVHAYAVYLIHPLVLVALGYALGGLQAPAVAKFALLTVLAVPLCWMAAFLVRALPGARKVL, encoded by the coding sequence ATGACCCGACCCGTCAGCGAGCCCGTTGCGTCGCCCACCACCTACCCCCGGCTGTTCTACGTCGACAACCTGCGCACCGCCCTGACGGTGCTCGTCGTGATCCACCACGCCGCGATCGGCTACAGCAACATCCAGGCCTGGTACTACGTGGAGCCGCCGACCGACTCCTCCGCGACGCTCCTGGACGTCCTGGTGCTGCTCAACCAGGCGTTCTTCATGGGGGCCTTCTTCCTCATCTCGGCGCTCTTCGTGCCCGGCTCCTACGACCGCAAGGGCGCACGGCGCTTCCTCGGAGAACGCCTGCTGCGCCTGGGGGTCCCGCTGCTGATCTGGCTGCTGGTGCTCCGCCCGCTGGTGACCGTCGGCGACTACGTCGGGGAGCGAGAGGCCGCGATCCGACAGGGCACCGACCTGACGTACTGGCAGTACTACGTGCTCTCGTTCTCACCGGGTCCGATGTGGTTCGTCGAGGTGCTGCTCGTGTTCAGCGCGCTCTACGTCCTCTGGCGGCGCCTGACCGGCCATGGCCGGCACGCAGCGGGATCGGCCCTGGCCCCGGGCCGAGCGCCCGGTGCTGTCGCGATCATCGGGTTCACCGTCGGGCTGGCGCTGGCGACCTACCTGTGGCGCATCGTGGTGCCGATGGACCTCCACGTCTTCGGCATGCCCACACCCGCCTACCTGCCGCAGTACGCGGCGCTCTTCACCGTCGGGCTGGTCGCGAGCCGGCGTGGCTGGCCGGCCGGCCTCTCCCCCACCGCCGGCCGGGCCGGGTTCGCCACCGCGGCCGTCGCCGCGGTGGCGATCGTTCTCGTCCTGCTCTCCAGCGGCGACGCGATCCTGGGCCACGGCACGTGGGCGTCCCTGGTGATGGCGTGCTGCGAGCAGGCGCTCGCCGTCGGCCTCACCCTCGGCCTTCTCGTGCTGTTCCGGGAACGCCTCGACCACCAGGGACGCCGTGGCCGGTTCCTCTCGGTGCACGCCTACGCCGTCTACCTCATCCACCCGCTCGTGCTGGTCGCACTGGGCTACGCCCTCGGCGGTCTCCAGGCGCCCGCCGTCGCGAAGTTCGCGCTCCTGACCGTCCTCGCCGTGCCGCTGTGCTGGATGGCGGCGTTCCTGGTCCGCGCCCTGCCGGGCGCTCGCAAGGTGCTCTAG
- a CDS encoding SDR family NAD(P)-dependent oxidoreductase, whose protein sequence is MFNNAGVQLLSGIDELRVDDWQRQIDLNVSGVMNTVAAFLPALTAAAEAGRPADLINSSSIVHGGPAPAREPHGDHPVPDGAGRVSGRGHRPSGSGS, encoded by the coding sequence GTGTTCAACAACGCCGGGGTTCAGCTGCTGTCCGGCATCGACGAGCTCCGGGTCGACGATTGGCAGCGCCAGATCGACCTCAACGTCAGCGGTGTGATGAACACCGTCGCGGCGTTCCTCCCGGCACTGACCGCGGCGGCCGAGGCCGGTCGCCCCGCGGATCTGATCAACTCATCCTCCATCGTTCATGGCGGCCCTGCCCCGGCACGTGAACCTCACGGAGATCACCCTGTTCCCGACGGCGCAGGCCGCGTGAGCGGACGGGGTCACCGACCGTCGGGTAGCGGCAGCTGA
- a CDS encoding SDR family NAD(P)-dependent oxidoreductase, giving the protein MSNWFVTGAGRGLGAEIARAALAAGHHVAVGARRVESLPDDLSGHERVVPIAVDVTDAAALPGAVENVIAELGGIDVLVNNAGKALVGALEEVSDSEARSLFDVNVFGLINLTRAVLPTMRAQGHGKIVNIGSRSGFEGEPGVSMYSASKFAIAGISEALAAELGAFGIQCMVVEPGVFRTDFLDPSSLALSAERIDAYDGTPAHDTRDWTETANHTQLGDPVKGAALIVEVTDTEKLPPHLLVGRDAYERYAVKTDAMTDAMAQWRDKSFATAHVD; this is encoded by the coding sequence TTGTCGAACTGGTTCGTCACCGGTGCAGGTCGAGGGCTGGGCGCGGAGATCGCCCGCGCTGCGCTCGCGGCCGGTCACCACGTAGCGGTCGGTGCCCGTCGGGTGGAGTCGTTGCCGGACGACCTGAGCGGTCACGAGCGGGTCGTGCCGATCGCGGTCGACGTCACGGACGCAGCGGCGTTGCCCGGCGCCGTGGAGAATGTCATCGCCGAGCTCGGCGGGATCGACGTGCTCGTCAACAACGCAGGCAAGGCCCTGGTCGGCGCGCTGGAGGAGGTCAGCGACTCCGAGGCGAGGTCGCTGTTCGACGTCAACGTGTTCGGCCTGATCAACCTGACCAGGGCGGTGCTGCCGACGATGCGCGCCCAGGGCCACGGGAAGATCGTGAACATCGGGTCGCGATCGGGCTTCGAAGGCGAGCCCGGCGTGAGCATGTACTCGGCGTCGAAGTTCGCCATCGCGGGGATCAGCGAGGCACTGGCGGCCGAGCTGGGCGCCTTCGGGATCCAGTGCATGGTCGTGGAGCCCGGGGTGTTCCGCACCGACTTCCTCGACCCGAGCTCCCTCGCGCTGTCCGCGGAGCGCATCGACGCCTACGACGGCACCCCGGCCCACGACACGCGGGACTGGACCGAGACCGCCAACCACACGCAGCTGGGCGACCCGGTCAAGGGTGCCGCGCTCATCGTCGAGGTCACCGACACCGAGAAGCTGCCCCCGCACCTGCTGGTGGGACGCGACGCCTACGAGCGCTACGCGGTGAAGACCGACGCCATGACCGACGCCATGGCGCAGTGGCGGGACAAGTCGTTCGCCACCGCCCACGTCGACTGA
- a CDS encoding helix-turn-helix transcriptional regulator, with protein sequence MDGPGPLGDFLQARRARLRPEDVGLRDLGPRRRVAGLRREELAQLAGVSVSYYTRLEQGLSRGASAEVLDAIARALRLDDHEREHLERLADASRRAPRVRRPRPEKLADETRDLLRALDGVPALVLGRRTDVLAWNALGHALLAGHLHPFSPEDPAHRPNMSRMLFLDPHCRELYADWDRKVRAVVGNLRIAVGRHPEDPLLAGLIGELTMKSPEFVALWGDHRVTPCDAASYELHHPVVGAVTVTQQTLAIARSPEQSLIVCTTPAGSPSEEAITLLRQVSGGRRPTRSAPVPASG encoded by the coding sequence ATGGACGGACCCGGCCCACTCGGCGACTTCCTGCAGGCTCGGCGGGCGCGGTTGCGGCCCGAGGACGTGGGCCTGCGTGACCTCGGGCCCCGCAGGCGCGTGGCCGGGCTGCGCCGGGAGGAGCTCGCCCAGCTCGCGGGCGTCAGCGTCTCGTACTACACCCGGCTCGAACAGGGCCTGTCCCGCGGCGCCTCCGCCGAGGTGCTCGACGCCATCGCGCGCGCCCTGCGGCTCGACGACCACGAGCGCGAGCACCTCGAGCGGCTCGCCGACGCGTCCCGGCGGGCGCCCCGGGTGCGCCGTCCCCGGCCCGAGAAGCTCGCCGACGAGACGCGCGACCTCCTGCGCGCCCTCGACGGCGTCCCCGCACTGGTCCTCGGCCGGCGCACGGACGTGCTGGCCTGGAACGCGCTCGGGCACGCCCTGCTGGCCGGGCACCTGCACCCGTTCAGCCCGGAGGACCCGGCGCACCGGCCGAACATGAGCCGGATGCTGTTCCTCGACCCGCACTGCCGGGAGCTGTACGCCGACTGGGACCGCAAGGTGCGCGCCGTCGTCGGGAACCTGCGCATCGCCGTCGGCCGCCACCCGGAGGACCCGCTGCTCGCCGGGCTGATCGGCGAGCTGACGATGAAGAGCCCTGAGTTCGTCGCGCTGTGGGGGGACCACCGCGTGACCCCGTGCGACGCCGCCTCGTACGAGCTGCACCACCCCGTCGTGGGTGCGGTGACGGTGACCCAGCAGACGCTGGCGATCGCCCGCTCACCGGAGCAGTCGCTGATCGTCTGCACGACGCCGGCCGGGTCGCCATCCGAGGAGGCCATCACGCTGCTCCGGCAGGTGAGCGGCGGGCGGCGCCCGACCCGGTCGGCGCCGGTGCCGGCCTCCGGGTGA
- a CDS encoding ester cyclase: protein MTTEDDVRSYLAPIAWSRVHARVLAAFAKGWDTPEPHAWDNFMAENIELNQPLLQPGTTRSTWHDEAQRLVTLLPDIRGEVVSWAGHEDLMFIELRISATLGGKPLEFRAVDKLWLTPTGSILRRDSFFDSGPLIQAVLRRPSAWLPWWRSGIGPFLARRRFLAR from the coding sequence GTGACCACCGAAGACGATGTCCGCAGCTATCTCGCGCCAATTGCCTGGTCCAGGGTCCACGCACGGGTCCTCGCCGCGTTCGCCAAGGGCTGGGACACGCCCGAACCGCATGCGTGGGACAACTTCATGGCGGAGAACATCGAGCTCAACCAACCGCTGCTGCAGCCCGGCACGACCCGGAGCACGTGGCACGACGAGGCGCAGCGCCTCGTGACGCTCCTCCCCGACATCCGCGGCGAGGTGGTGAGCTGGGCGGGCCACGAGGACCTCATGTTCATCGAGCTCCGGATCAGCGCCACCCTCGGCGGGAAACCCCTGGAGTTCCGGGCGGTGGACAAGCTGTGGCTCACGCCGACCGGCTCGATCCTCCGCCGGGACTCCTTCTTCGACTCGGGTCCGCTGATCCAGGCGGTGTTGCGCCGGCCTTCCGCCTGGCTGCCGTGGTGGCGATCGGGCATCGGACCTTTCCTGGCCAGGCGCAGGTTCCTCGCTCGTTGA